A genomic window from Sulfurimonas paralvinellae includes:
- a CDS encoding toxin-antitoxin system YwqK family antitoxin — protein sequence MKKIIFISLAMALFTSLLMAKNIEASHLIKKEGIVYEKQSNIPFTGKAYTFFDNGKTKKIVPYYKGKIDGRLTEWYANGNVKTIAYFRKGKQDGEYIAKFSNGNKAIIAYFRDGKQDGEVTTWYKNGYKKSSAYFKNDIQNGETRTWYDNGNKKSTTNYRFGKRDGEYKEWHKNGNLALKALYSQGRLVGEPLRFHKDGTEIATK from the coding sequence ATGAAAAAAATCATTTTCATTTCTTTAGCAATGGCACTTTTTACTTCCCTGCTTATGGCAAAAAACATAGAGGCTTCCCATCTTATAAAAAAAGAAGGTATCGTATATGAAAAACAAAGCAATATCCCTTTTACAGGCAAGGCATATACCTTTTTTGACAATGGAAAAACGAAAAAAATCGTTCCTTACTATAAAGGTAAGATTGACGGCAGACTTACAGAATGGTATGCAAACGGCAATGTAAAAACAATCGCCTACTTTCGTAAAGGTAAACAGGACGGAGAGTACATTGCAAAATTCTCAAACGGCAATAAAGCAATAATCGCCTACTTCCGTGACGGAAAGCAAGATGGAGAGGTCACAACATGGTATAAAAACGGCTATAAAAAATCTTCTGCATATTTTAAAAATGACATTCAAAACGGAGAAACAAGAACATGGTACGATAACGGCAATAAAAAAAGTACTACGAATTATCGTTTTGGAAAACGCGACGGAGAGTATAAAGAGTGGCATAAAAACGGCAACCTTGCTCTCAAGGCTCTCTACTCTCAAGGCAGACTCGTAGGAGAACCCTTACGCTTTCATAAGGATGGTACTGAAATTGCTACAAAATAG
- a CDS encoding MotA/TolQ/ExbB proton channel family protein: MHPKYNSSLCIANYIVIAFIPTLFFISMLLGYMGIFPIFVPFHATVILGFIYLTFLLFIRHNANYSICKIRSSYLKLGNELHAELDKNNLSIEGETKSVFDLDKFLKSYYQDVRNDNFASVAASIFPMLGILGTFIAIAIAMPDFSVKDTDALDHEISLLLSGVGSAFYASIYGILLSLIWTYFEKRGLSKVNNYLQKIKEEFSKNIWSDSELQIYKYKQFDYTKNLNLDFVREITQQQLEAFEKSVSYTSKSFNNLTQQLSNVSEHLTKTLSEMQHSQSALSAQNHIDKALVDFTVATRSLEKNVKVYNAQLENSLSRTFERIDTEIGDIVIKLADFATHVSLESQEVQNSIARYHKLVADTAGKVK, translated from the coding sequence ATGCACCCAAAATACAACTCTTCACTGTGTATAGCTAACTACATAGTCATAGCTTTTATTCCGACACTCTTTTTTATTAGTATGCTGTTAGGATACATGGGAATTTTTCCCATTTTTGTGCCTTTTCATGCTACTGTCATACTTGGATTCATCTATCTTACCTTTTTACTTTTTATCAGACATAATGCCAACTATTCAATATGCAAGATTCGCTCGAGTTATCTAAAACTCGGCAATGAACTTCATGCAGAACTTGATAAAAACAATTTGTCAATAGAAGGAGAGACTAAGTCTGTTTTTGACCTTGATAAATTTTTAAAATCTTACTATCAAGATGTGAGAAATGACAACTTCGCTTCTGTTGCAGCCTCCATTTTTCCGATGCTCGGTATTTTAGGTACTTTTATAGCTATAGCAATTGCAATGCCGGATTTTTCTGTAAAAGACACCGATGCGCTTGATCATGAGATATCACTGCTGCTCAGCGGTGTCGGTTCCGCTTTTTATGCATCGATTTATGGAATTTTGCTGTCATTGATCTGGACTTATTTTGAAAAAAGAGGACTCAGTAAAGTCAATAATTACCTTCAAAAAATTAAAGAAGAGTTTTCTAAAAATATCTGGAGCGATTCCGAGCTTCAAATTTACAAATATAAGCAGTTTGACTATACAAAAAATCTCAATCTCGACTTTGTGCGTGAGATAACCCAGCAACAGCTTGAAGCATTTGAAAAAAGTGTTTCCTATACCAGTAAAAGTTTTAACAATCTCACGCAGCAGCTCAGTAATGTTTCCGAGCATCTGACAAAGACACTCTCTGAGATGCAGCACAGTCAGTCTGCACTCAGTGCTCAAAATCACATTGACAAAGCACTTGTTGACTTTACGGTAGCAACACGCAGCTTGGAAAAAAATGTCAAAGTCTACAATGCTCAGCTTGAAAATTCACTCAGTAGAACTTTTGAAAGAATCGATACAGAGATTGGCGATATAGTCATCAAGCTTGCAGATTTTGCCACACATGTCTCATTGGAAAGCCAAGAAGTGCAAAACTCCATAGCCAGGTATCACAAACTCGTTGCAGACACGGCAGGCAAAGTGAAGTAA
- a CDS encoding OmpA family protein: MLFNDKNKDETNFWISYADLMAGLLFVFILLIGAIVVKSIILKTNLDSKENSLESSTQMLLLRDKELQKLKALLAKRSVELNATTNELLLSKDALELKAKEIENLNNILLSQNMKIDDFNNKIIIMQNLLSESNATIEEQNDKLQNYENKVLILSNELTKKDDTLQLQEKKLLNLLKLIEQKETKYDALIAKLQKQKAQIKNLTGIKIKVISELKRALKDKVEIDPHNGSLRLSSNILFDKGSAHLKESAKKELKKLFINYVGALTANRYIKDHIDRIIIEGHTDSDGGYLFNLNLSQKRAYAVMNYLLTLHFTKKNNLTPLLVASGRSYLDTVKDKNGKEDKSASRRIEIKFSLKNDDAMHEINKILDYE, encoded by the coding sequence ATGCTCTTTAACGACAAAAACAAGGATGAGACAAACTTCTGGATATCCTATGCAGACTTAATGGCCGGACTGCTTTTTGTTTTTATTTTACTCATAGGTGCTATTGTCGTAAAGTCCATCATTCTTAAAACAAATCTCGATTCCAAAGAGAACTCGCTTGAAAGCTCAACACAGATGCTGCTCCTGCGTGACAAGGAACTCCAAAAACTCAAAGCCCTTTTAGCCAAAAGAAGTGTCGAACTCAATGCTACAACCAACGAACTGCTCCTGAGTAAAGATGCACTTGAACTCAAAGCCAAAGAGATTGAAAATCTTAACAACATTCTGCTTTCACAGAATATGAAAATAGATGACTTCAACAATAAAATCATCATTATGCAGAATCTTCTCAGTGAATCGAATGCTACCATTGAAGAACAAAATGATAAACTGCAAAACTACGAGAACAAGGTACTTATTCTCTCCAATGAACTGACGAAAAAAGATGACACCCTGCAACTGCAAGAGAAAAAACTTCTCAATCTCTTAAAACTTATAGAACAAAAAGAGACAAAATACGATGCACTTATTGCAAAACTACAAAAACAAAAAGCGCAGATAAAAAATCTGACTGGTATTAAAATAAAAGTTATTTCTGAACTCAAACGCGCTCTTAAAGACAAAGTTGAGATAGATCCCCATAACGGCTCTTTACGTCTCTCCTCGAACATTCTTTTTGACAAGGGAAGCGCGCATCTCAAAGAGAGTGCAAAAAAAGAGCTGAAAAAACTTTTTATCAACTATGTAGGCGCGCTTACTGCCAACAGATACATAAAAGATCATATTGACAGAATCATCATCGAAGGACATACCGACAGTGACGGTGGTTATCTTTTCAACCTCAATCTTTCTCAAAAAAGAGCCTATGCAGTTATGAACTACCTGCTTACGCTTCATTTTACAAAAAAGAACAATTTAACGCCTCTGTTAGTGGCAAGCGGGCGCTCTTACCTTGATACGGTAAAAGATAAAAACGGTAAAGAAGACAAAAGTGCCTCACGCAGAATAGAGATAAAGTTCAGCCTGAAAAATGATGATGCTATGCATGAGATAAACAAGATTCTAGACTATGAATAA
- a CDS encoding 5'-nucleotidase, whose product MAYNLKDKLVVAVSSRALFDLEAENEIFEKEGLAAYYKYQLENEDTPLQKGTGFRLIENLLKINNHFPKDERQVEVIVLSKNNAAISLRITKAISKYNLEIIRSGWTSGRDISNYLNAFKVDLFLSASDKDVVNAIQNGVAAAKILPSHADVNHSLGDQVRIAFDGDAVLFSEESELIYKKEGLEAFIEHEKKNANNPLQKGPFAKLLLIIASIQKKFEDERSPIRTALITARNAPTHERVIQTLNVWGVRIDEAFFLGGTDKYEVLEAFGADIFFDDQDVHLDLSSSVVPSAKVIQEKIDEASH is encoded by the coding sequence ATGGCATATAACTTAAAGGATAAGCTTGTTGTCGCTGTAAGCTCACGGGCACTTTTTGATCTTGAAGCCGAAAATGAGATTTTTGAAAAAGAGGGCTTGGCAGCATATTATAAGTATCAGCTTGAAAATGAAGATACGCCTTTGCAAAAAGGGACAGGTTTTCGTTTGATCGAAAACCTTTTGAAGATAAACAACCATTTTCCAAAAGATGAACGACAGGTCGAAGTTATCGTCCTCTCTAAGAACAATGCCGCTATCAGTCTGCGCATTACAAAAGCCATAAGTAAATATAACCTCGAGATAATTCGCTCAGGGTGGACAAGCGGACGTGATATATCAAACTATCTCAATGCTTTTAAAGTCGATCTTTTTCTTTCTGCAAGTGATAAAGATGTTGTCAACGCTATACAAAACGGTGTTGCGGCTGCTAAAATACTGCCTTCTCACGCAGATGTAAATCACTCTCTCGGTGATCAGGTTCGTATTGCCTTTGACGGTGATGCTGTTTTATTCTCTGAAGAGTCTGAACTCATCTACAAAAAAGAGGGTCTGGAAGCTTTTATAGAACATGAAAAAAAGAATGCCAACAATCCGCTTCAAAAAGGACCGTTTGCGAAACTGCTGCTTATCATCGCTTCCATCCAGAAAAAATTCGAAGATGAACGCTCACCGATAAGAACGGCACTCATAACGGCTAGAAATGCACCGACACATGAACGGGTCATACAAACATTGAATGTCTGGGGTGTACGTATAGATGAAGCCTTTTTCTTGGGCGGTACGGATAAATATGAAGTACTTGAAGCTTTTGGCGCAGATATTTTCTTTGATGACCAGGATGTACACCTTGACCTTTCATCCTCAGTTGTTCCCTCAGCAAAGGTTATTCAAGAAAAAATCGACGAAGCTTCGCACTAA
- a CDS encoding peptide deformylase, which yields MVKEIVKYPTTPSLEFGGNIRHFDESLFELIQDIKDTMEANDLNALAAFQIGSPYAVILIKKEDGSYLEIINPRIIKREGVIEPIETTAYFPGLSAKTRRYEKIKLMYEDREGKQQFLEADGDLSITIQRKIDYVFGSNFRIRLNDEERKLFDSKLEFGTDAIMDNGCPTVFKRDRILQLFRVLFISAIIGLIGSFFVSPETLETLKSVENYLMLSMLGLVVVYFFYAQYEGRQYKNCSSCQIGNIIGTSAIELTKLLALFIASYFIL from the coding sequence ATGGTAAAAGAGATAGTAAAGTATCCGACAACACCAAGTCTGGAGTTCGGCGGGAATATTCGTCATTTTGATGAGAGTCTGTTTGAGCTGATTCAGGATATCAAAGATACGATGGAAGCGAATGATCTCAATGCTCTTGCCGCATTTCAGATAGGCTCACCGTATGCGGTCATTCTTATCAAAAAAGAAGACGGCAGTTATCTTGAAATTATCAACCCTCGAATCATTAAACGTGAAGGGGTTATAGAACCGATTGAGACTACAGCTTACTTTCCCGGTCTTTCAGCCAAAACAAGACGCTATGAAAAGATAAAGCTGATGTATGAAGATAGAGAAGGTAAACAGCAATTTTTGGAGGCTGACGGAGATCTCTCAATTACGATTCAGCGTAAGATTGATTATGTATTTGGTTCAAATTTTCGCATACGTCTCAATGATGAAGAACGTAAGCTTTTTGATTCCAAGTTGGAGTTTGGTACTGATGCCATTATGGACAATGGCTGCCCAACCGTTTTTAAACGAGACAGGATATTACAGCTTTTTCGAGTCCTGTTCATATCAGCAATTATCGGGTTGATCGGCAGTTTTTTTGTCTCACCCGAAACATTGGAAACTTTGAAAAGTGTTGAGAACTATCTGATGCTTTCCATGCTTGGATTAGTCGTTGTTTATTTCTTTTATGCACAGTATGAAGGAAGACAGTATAAAAACTGCAGCTCCTGCCAGATAGGAAATATCATAGGAACAAGTGCCATCGAACTTACAAAACTTTTGGCACTTTTTATTGCAAGTTATTTTATACTCTAA
- a CDS encoding RNA polymerase factor sigma-54, translating to MGALRQTQSVESKHKLSNTLRNWLPILHSSLSDLPEAMAPFVEANPVVELKNGYEEDFEKKIPKKIISGAVSNSRTEQIEALTIQSRSLFEILDEQLGAPLFPTPISQKIALFVVENLDENGYYEGDTETFCQTHAIESDTFEKVRQRFAHVEPIGIGAKDLAESFLFQLDNAEISDSAYALALKVINNMQEIHSYSSEERFAEVIHVISTFKNPPNIEYQEDSAQIVPDLMIYFNDDNEIEVKLNDAYYPTINIDANYGVEHDFVKEKIKEAKSLVDALDMRKATLYKVGLMIVEYQYDFFCGGQIMPLTLKTLADEFGHNPSTISRAIANKYIACDRGVLAMKEFFTTAIDDDVSNAAIKEYLISLVKEESHAKPLSDMKLLEKIEAKFKVKMVRRTIAKYRKQLNIAGSSERKKLYQLGG from the coding sequence ATGGGAGCATTACGGCAGACGCAATCAGTTGAGAGCAAACACAAACTCTCAAACACGCTGCGCAACTGGTTGCCGATTTTGCACTCATCGCTTTCAGACCTTCCTGAAGCGATGGCTCCCTTTGTTGAAGCCAATCCTGTTGTGGAACTAAAGAATGGCTATGAAGAAGATTTCGAGAAAAAGATTCCAAAAAAGATCATTTCAGGTGCTGTCAGTAACTCCAGAACAGAGCAGATTGAAGCACTTACCATACAATCACGTTCTCTTTTTGAAATACTTGATGAACAGCTTGGTGCACCGCTTTTCCCTACGCCGATCTCCCAAAAGATAGCACTTTTTGTTGTGGAAAATCTTGATGAAAATGGTTACTATGAGGGTGACACAGAGACATTTTGCCAAACGCATGCTATAGAGAGTGATACATTTGAGAAAGTTCGTCAGCGTTTTGCTCATGTAGAACCTATTGGCATTGGAGCAAAAGACCTTGCAGAATCTTTTTTGTTTCAGCTTGACAATGCTGAAATAAGTGACAGCGCCTATGCTTTGGCACTGAAAGTCATCAATAATATGCAGGAGATTCACAGCTATTCGTCTGAGGAGCGTTTTGCAGAGGTTATACACGTTATATCAACTTTTAAAAATCCTCCAAATATTGAGTATCAAGAAGATTCTGCTCAGATTGTTCCCGATCTCATGATATACTTCAATGACGATAACGAGATAGAGGTTAAGCTCAATGATGCTTACTATCCTACTATTAATATCGATGCAAATTATGGTGTAGAGCATGATTTTGTCAAAGAGAAGATAAAAGAGGCAAAAAGTCTTGTCGATGCATTAGATATGCGTAAAGCGACACTCTATAAGGTAGGGCTTATGATAGTCGAGTATCAGTATGACTTTTTTTGCGGCGGGCAGATCATGCCGCTTACACTCAAAACGCTTGCTGATGAGTTTGGACATAACCCCTCGACCATCTCACGTGCTATAGCAAATAAGTACATCGCCTGTGACAGAGGTGTGCTTGCAATGAAAGAGTTCTTTACGACGGCCATTGACGATGATGTGAGTAATGCGGCTATCAAAGAGTATCTCATCTCTCTTGTGAAAGAGGAGAGTCATGCCAAGCCTTTGAGTGATATGAAACTTTTAGAGAAGATAGAGGCGAAGTTCAAAGTAAAAATGGTACGCCGTACCATTGCCAAGTATAGAAAACAGCTCAATATCGCCGGTTCATCTGAGCGAAAAAAGCTATATCAGCTTGGTGGATAG
- the lptB gene encoding LPS export ABC transporter ATP-binding protein: MHTLKAENLKKKIKDLEIVKGMSLEVHSGEVVGLLGPNGAGKTTTFYMICGLVEASDGKVFFDGEDLIGMPLHQRARKGIGYLPQEASIFKDLSVEDNLLIAAEVGIKDKEEQEKRIVELLDMFNIEPIRYRKGISLSGGERRRVEIARALVNKPKFLLLDEPFAGVDPIAVMDIQKVIHQLVSYDIGVLITDHNVRETLDVCDRAYVIKSGELLASGTSEEIGQNSDVRKHYLGESFKL, translated from the coding sequence ATGCATACATTAAAAGCAGAAAATTTAAAGAAAAAGATAAAAGATTTAGAGATAGTCAAGGGGATGAGCCTTGAAGTTCACAGTGGTGAAGTAGTGGGGCTGCTTGGACCAAATGGAGCAGGGAAGACAACAACTTTTTATATGATATGCGGTCTTGTTGAAGCGAGTGACGGAAAGGTTTTTTTTGATGGTGAGGATCTCATAGGAATGCCGCTGCATCAGCGTGCACGCAAGGGTATCGGCTATCTGCCGCAGGAGGCTTCCATCTTTAAAGATCTCAGTGTAGAAGACAACTTACTGATAGCTGCAGAGGTTGGCATCAAAGATAAAGAGGAACAGGAAAAACGGATAGTTGAACTTTTGGACATGTTCAATATCGAACCGATTCGATACCGTAAAGGTATCAGTCTCTCAGGTGGAGAGAGACGTCGTGTCGAGATTGCCCGTGCTCTTGTGAATAAACCGAAATTCTTGCTGCTCGATGAACCGTTTGCAGGAGTGGATCCAATAGCTGTGATGGATATTCAAAAGGTCATTCATCAGCTTGTTTCTTATGATATCGGTGTATTGATTACAGACCATAATGTACGTGAGACACTTGATGTCTGTGACAGAGCCTATGTTATTAAATCCGGCGAGTTGTTAGCAAGCGGAACAAGTGAGGAAATAGGACAAAATTCTGATGTTCGTAAGCACTATCTTGGCGAGAGCTTTAAGCTGTAG
- the tsaE gene encoding tRNA (adenosine(37)-N6)-threonylcarbamoyltransferase complex ATPase subunit type 1 TsaE produces MKKVYELELRELDGFVKDVLSEFSGGVIVLRGDLAAGKTTLVKEFAKQLDCSEEVTSPTFSLQQCYGEKIFHYDIYNHGLEHFISLGMLEELEKDGLHFIEWGDEALIELLESVGIDVMSIDINKISDKAREYSVCIH; encoded by the coding sequence ATGAAGAAAGTTTATGAGTTAGAGCTGCGTGAGCTTGACGGATTCGTTAAGGATGTGTTGAGTGAGTTCAGTGGGGGCGTTATAGTTTTGCGTGGTGATTTGGCCGCAGGAAAGACTACACTTGTAAAAGAGTTTGCAAAACAACTTGATTGCAGCGAAGAAGTGACATCACCTACCTTTTCACTGCAGCAGTGTTATGGTGAGAAGATTTTTCATTATGATATTTATAATCATGGCTTAGAACACTTCATCTCACTTGGGATGCTCGAAGAGCTTGAGAAAGATGGCCTGCATTTCATAGAGTGGGGTGATGAAGCTCTTATAGAGCTCTTGGAGTCCGTAGGTATAGATGTGATGAGTATAGATATTAACAAGATTTCAGATAAAGCAAGAGAGTACAGCGTATGCATACATTAA
- the trpD gene encoding anthranilate phosphoribosyltransferase, which produces MNYAEAKEKFTALFEHQMSDDEMREFLLSMELNENTPVESIAAAAEVMRSFAISLPISEELRERAIDIVGTGGDKIGSFNISSTTSILTAACGATVAKHGNRSITSKSGSADVLEAFGIKLDLSVEQNARLLEEVGWCFMFAQNHHPAMKFIMPVRKSIDKKTVFNVLGPLTNPANIKKYMLGVFDKAFVPKMAEALKINGASSALVVSSQEGMDEIGISGISHAVRLQGGKLEAMEINPEDYGLKIAPLEAIAGGDAKENAKIMLNIFDNSATDAQRDIVLLNTAASLMVEGMARDIQDGLEMGREALGNARAKKKLKQIVETSNKL; this is translated from the coding sequence ATGAATTACGCAGAGGCAAAAGAGAAATTCACTGCACTTTTTGAGCATCAAATGAGCGATGATGAGATGCGTGAGTTTCTCCTCTCTATGGAGTTGAATGAAAATACTCCGGTCGAGTCTATTGCCGCAGCAGCAGAAGTGATGCGTTCTTTTGCCATCTCTTTGCCAATCAGTGAAGAGCTGCGTGAGCGTGCCATAGACATTGTAGGGACAGGAGGCGATAAGATAGGCTCTTTTAATATCTCTTCAACGACCTCTATTCTGACAGCAGCATGTGGTGCAACAGTTGCCAAGCATGGAAACCGTTCTATCACCTCCAAAAGCGGTTCTGCCGATGTTTTGGAAGCGTTTGGTATTAAACTTGATCTGAGTGTGGAACAAAATGCAAGGCTTCTTGAAGAAGTAGGATGGTGTTTTATGTTCGCACAAAATCATCATCCTGCTATGAAGTTCATTATGCCTGTGCGTAAATCCATTGATAAAAAGACAGTTTTCAATGTACTTGGTCCGCTTACCAATCCGGCAAATATCAAAAAATATATGCTTGGCGTATTTGACAAAGCTTTTGTGCCGAAAATGGCAGAAGCACTCAAGATAAACGGTGCAAGTTCTGCACTTGTCGTCAGTTCACAAGAGGGAATGGATGAGATAGGTATATCTGGCATCTCTCACGCAGTGCGATTGCAAGGTGGTAAACTTGAAGCAATGGAGATAAATCCTGAAGATTATGGACTTAAGATCGCACCTCTTGAAGCTATTGCCGGCGGTGATGCAAAAGAAAATGCAAAAATTATGCTCAATATCTTCGATAATTCTGCTACAGATGCACAGCGTGATATCGTTCTTTTAAATACCGCAGCATCTTTGATGGTTGAAGGTATGGCGCGTGACATTCAAGATGGGCTTGAGATGGGAAGAGAAGCCCTTGGCAATGCAAGAGCAAAGAAAAAACTCAAACAGATAGTGGAAACTTCAAACAAGCTATGA
- a CDS encoding RNA-binding S4 domain-containing protein produces the protein MRIDKFLNSVNITKRRSVAQDMLANGVVEINGVVAKPSKNVEVGSIITINYLKEPKRYEVLQIPTTKSTPKSLQHEYIKELS, from the coding sequence ATGCGAATAGATAAATTTTTAAATTCTGTCAATATTACCAAACGGCGTTCCGTTGCACAGGATATGCTTGCAAATGGTGTTGTCGAGATAAACGGTGTTGTCGCGAAACCGAGTAAAAACGTAGAAGTTGGTTCTATCATCACCATCAACTATCTTAAAGAGCCAAAACGTTATGAAGTTTTGCAAATTCCCACAACAAAATCAACCCCGAAATCATTGCAACATGAGTATATAAAGGAGCTTTCATGA
- a CDS encoding class I SAM-dependent methyltransferase codes for MIKLHTSHLTTIMAELNNILQERKPKDIIEFMVVNPDITYATYNGTKICIDGENAIYRGYKTWIDLAHQLKCKMLTPQPIDKNFVLIRYEKLSSDSFHTTNADEEEKYGSDSIFSHIHKNEEAGFLHYFMQALKNINLSSRKRILNLGINSGDEFELIKTMSENFRDMEIIGIDYCASAIKDAQKKFQDDTNVKLLCADINNLNELNLGEFDLIITIGTLQSSNLEYNKLLMSIVQNQLSRKGAMILGWPNCRWIDGEMIYGAKMKNYPFSEMSNLYKDVNFAKKYLQQKKFRVTITGKDYIFVTATSIIKD; via the coding sequence ATGATAAAACTACACACTTCTCATTTAACGACCATTATGGCAGAACTTAACAACATACTTCAAGAACGAAAGCCAAAAGATATCATAGAGTTCATGGTTGTCAATCCCGATATTACTTATGCTACATACAATGGAACAAAGATTTGTATAGATGGTGAAAATGCCATTTATCGCGGTTATAAAACATGGATAGATCTGGCGCATCAACTTAAATGCAAAATGCTCACGCCACAGCCAATAGATAAAAACTTCGTTCTAATTCGCTATGAAAAGCTGAGTTCTGACAGCTTTCACACAACCAATGCTGATGAAGAAGAAAAATACGGTAGTGATTCCATCTTTTCTCACATACACAAAAATGAAGAGGCGGGATTTTTACACTACTTCATGCAAGCCTTGAAAAATATCAATCTCTCCTCACGCAAACGTATTTTAAACCTCGGCATAAACAGCGGCGATGAGTTTGAACTTATCAAAACAATGAGTGAAAATTTTAGAGATATGGAAATTATAGGCATTGATTACTGTGCCTCTGCCATTAAAGATGCTCAAAAAAAATTCCAAGATGACACCAATGTAAAACTTCTCTGTGCCGACATCAATAATTTAAATGAATTGAATCTTGGAGAGTTCGATCTTATTATCACTATAGGCACGCTGCAAAGCTCAAACTTAGAGTACAACAAACTTCTCATGTCCATTGTTCAAAACCAGCTCTCACGCAAAGGCGCGATGATACTCGGCTGGCCGAACTGTCGATGGATAGATGGAGAGATGATATATGGAGCGAAGATGAAGAACTATCCTTTTAGTGAAATGTCCAATCTTTATAAAGATGTCAACTTTGCAAAAAAATATCTACAACAAAAGAAGTTTCGCGTAACCATCACAGGAAAAGATTATATCTTTGTTACAGCGACTTCCATCATTAAAGATTAA